In one Saccharibacillus brassicae genomic region, the following are encoded:
- a CDS encoding NCS1 family transporter has product MSTNLAGRVLEETQLHEEIGLDDSLKPKRDNERTVGPVAYMFMWIGDGVNLGNMTLGASLIAAGMATLNVFQTFVAAIVAIGIISVIFALNDRFGYRTGIPYVVQLRMSFGIKGSVISSFLRGVPAIVWYGFQSWVGATALNEIVKVLSGGGFDSIPICFVILQGVQIVLSLYGFHAIKWVETLASVVIMLALVYVFGVLLNSHSAAIADVWVNTEGTWGLPFFAFIMVFLGNYAAIFLSAADYSRELKTGISDKKRSMLYFLPIVIAYGFVLTIGAMMAAATGISNPVKAFAIIVDNPYITVAVSAFIVIGAVAVNMVANIVPPAYVISLVTKLKYKASVVVTGLLALCSFPWVLVQDSSAQGLNTFILIYSAFLGPIVAILLVDYYILRRQKVDAMELYRETGNFAGYNPSALLAMAIGAGAAFLLVDIGWITGFVAAGIAYLLLSKYAFRGSSFKKGTIYEKAA; this is encoded by the coding sequence ATGTCTACGAATTTGGCAGGTCGGGTGCTGGAAGAAACGCAGCTGCATGAAGAGATCGGATTGGACGACTCCCTGAAGCCCAAGCGGGACAACGAAAGAACGGTAGGTCCGGTAGCGTACATGTTCATGTGGATCGGAGACGGCGTCAATCTCGGCAACATGACGCTCGGAGCAAGCTTGATCGCGGCGGGGATGGCCACGCTCAACGTGTTCCAGACTTTCGTGGCCGCGATCGTGGCGATCGGCATCATCTCCGTCATCTTCGCGCTCAACGACCGCTTCGGTTATCGCACCGGCATCCCTTACGTCGTTCAGCTGCGCATGTCGTTCGGCATCAAAGGGTCGGTCATCTCTTCGTTCCTGCGCGGCGTGCCCGCCATCGTCTGGTACGGCTTCCAGAGCTGGGTCGGGGCGACAGCGCTGAACGAGATCGTCAAAGTGCTCAGCGGCGGCGGGTTCGACAGCATCCCGATCTGCTTCGTCATTTTGCAGGGCGTTCAGATCGTCTTGTCGCTTTACGGCTTTCATGCGATCAAGTGGGTGGAGACGCTCGCTTCGGTCGTGATCATGCTGGCTCTCGTCTACGTCTTCGGCGTCCTGCTGAATTCGCACAGCGCGGCGATCGCCGACGTGTGGGTCAACACCGAAGGCACGTGGGGACTTCCGTTCTTCGCTTTTATCATGGTGTTCCTCGGCAACTACGCGGCGATCTTCCTGAGCGCGGCCGACTACTCCCGTGAGCTCAAGACCGGCATCAGCGACAAAAAGCGCAGCATGCTCTACTTCCTCCCGATCGTGATCGCCTACGGATTCGTTCTGACGATCGGCGCGATGATGGCGGCGGCGACCGGTATCTCGAATCCGGTCAAAGCGTTCGCGATCATCGTCGACAATCCGTATATTACCGTCGCGGTATCGGCCTTTATCGTCATCGGCGCGGTTGCCGTCAACATGGTCGCCAATATCGTACCTCCGGCTTACGTCATCTCGCTCGTGACCAAATTGAAGTATAAAGCGTCGGTCGTCGTGACCGGACTGCTCGCGCTCTGTTCGTTCCCGTGGGTACTCGTGCAGGATTCTTCGGCGCAAGGGTTGAACACGTTCATCCTGATCTACTCCGCTTTCCTCGGTCCGATCGTGGCGATCCTGCTCGTGGACTACTACATCCTGCGCCGGCAAAAGGTCGATGCGATGGAGTTGTACCGGGAGACCGGGAACTTCGCGGGATACAATCCGAGCGCACTGCTTGCTATGGCAATCGGAGCCGGCGCCGCGTTCCTGCTGGTAGATATCGGCTGGATTACCGGTTTTGTCGCCGCGGGTATCGCTTACCTGCTGCTGAGCAAATACGCGTTCCGGGGCTCTTCGTTCAAAAAAGGGACGATTTACGAAAAAGCGGCTTGA
- a CDS encoding fumarylacetoacetate hydrolase family protein: MRLATIHYEGREQAALIADSGLVPLKVVNEREGTDWDTELWPLLQAGGLDTLRAWYDGGGARRLAALPKLAEHEVTYGPLYRRPGKMIGIGMNYLAKAIELSGRPPEDEPVVFLKPDTSLIGPGAYIEWPAGIGQVTAEAELAIVIGRRCRSVGEAEAPDYAAGYAASLDMTAKDVHARNPRFMQRSKSYDTFTSLGASLVTPDEYADLNALEVVTRLNGEPAHRGTVGRMIFSPAYLISFLSGIMTLNPGDVILTGTPGSVIIAPGDVAECGIFKQVSLRNPVR, from the coding sequence GTGAGACTGGCGACGATCCACTACGAAGGACGGGAACAAGCCGCCCTGATCGCCGACAGCGGACTGGTTCCGCTGAAGGTCGTGAACGAGCGGGAAGGCACGGACTGGGACACCGAACTGTGGCCGCTGCTGCAAGCGGGCGGACTGGATACGCTGCGAGCCTGGTACGACGGGGGCGGAGCGCGGCGGCTTGCGGCGCTGCCGAAGCTTGCCGAGCACGAAGTGACATACGGGCCGCTGTACCGCCGGCCGGGCAAGATGATCGGGATCGGCATGAATTATCTGGCCAAAGCGATAGAGCTGTCCGGGCGTCCGCCCGAAGACGAACCGGTCGTGTTTCTCAAGCCGGACACGTCGCTGATCGGGCCGGGCGCATACATCGAATGGCCCGCGGGTATCGGGCAGGTGACCGCGGAAGCGGAGCTTGCGATCGTAATCGGCCGGCGCTGCCGCTCGGTCGGCGAAGCGGAAGCGCCGGATTACGCGGCCGGCTACGCAGCGTCGCTCGATATGACGGCCAAAGACGTGCATGCGCGCAATCCGCGCTTTATGCAGCGATCCAAAAGCTACGATACGTTTACAAGCTTGGGCGCTTCGCTCGTCACGCCCGACGAATATGCCGATCTGAACGCGCTTGAAGTCGTCACGCGGCTCAACGGCGAACCGGCGCATCGCGGCACGGTCGGACGGATGATTTTTTCGCCCGCTTATCTGATCTCCTTCTTGTCCGGCATCATGACGTTGAATCCCGGGGACGTGATCTTGACGGGAACGCCGGGTTCGGTGATCATCGCTCCCGGAGACGTGGCGGAGTGCGGCATCTTCAAGCAGGTGAGCCTGCGCAATCCGGTCCGGTAA